GCGACCTGGTGTCTTAGTGTCGCCATGCGCTCCTTAGGGTTGCGGACCGGGGCAGCGGGGACTGCGGGCCGCGGCTCGCCCTGCGGGTGCTCGCCATGGCTGATTATAGCCGAGCAGTACTCAGTACCTAGTACTCAGTACTCCGAGAACCCGGCGCCGCGCCTTCCTTCGTGCCCTTCGTGTGCCCCACTGTGGCCTCTGTGGTTCGCCTTTCTCCGAGTACTGGGTACCGCGTACTGAGTACTTGCCCCTGTCCCAAAGGCAGGGCATAATGCGCGGACTCCCCGAAGGGATCGCCACCGGAGGACCATCCATGTTCTGCATGAAGTGCGGCACCAACAATCCCGACGGCGGGGCCTACTGCATGAAGTGCGGCGCGCCCCTGGCGGGGCAGGCCGTGACCGCTGCCGGGGCCGCGGTGGCGGCGGCGCCCGCCGCCCTCGCCGGCGCCCGCCGCGTGGGCGTGCAGTTCGTGGTGCCGCGCTCCGGGGCTCCCTTGCCGCCGAACTGCGTCAAGTGCGGCCGCCCGACCC
This Terriglobales bacterium DNA region includes the following protein-coding sequences:
- a CDS encoding zinc ribbon domain-containing protein is translated as MFCMKCGTNNPDGGAYCMKCGAPLAGQAVTAAGAAVAAAPAALAGARRVGVQFVVPRSGAPLPPNCVKCGRPT